One Neomonachus schauinslandi unplaced genomic scaffold, ASM220157v2 HiC_scaffold_1672, whole genome shotgun sequence genomic window, TAGCTTTCCGCCTTTCTCCGTGAGGGCGCACAGCGCTGTGGTCCCGGCCCGCCGTCTACCTGCCGACCCATCGCATCTCATCCACCCAGTGGTTTGCCCCGTGCTGTGCAGCAGCTCGGCCAGCGCCCTGGTGCGGCGCGGCCCGCAGCGGACGCGGGGGCTCCAGCGCGCCGGCTGTGGGGAGTGCAGCGCGCAGCCGTCCCCACGTTCAGGAGCCCCCGTCTCTGCCCGCAGACTCCCCGAGCACGACGAGGCACCCGCCTTCCTCCTGGAGTGCGACCGCGCGGTGCTGGGCGCGCTGCAGAGACACCTGGCGCTGTACAAGATCCGGCGGAAGGTCGCGGTGGAGCCGCGCCCCGAGCTGCGCGTGTGGGCTGTGCTGCCCCGCACCGCGGAGGAGGCCGGCGGGGCTGCGCCGCTGCGGGAGCGGGCCGAGGGGGCCACCGTCCTCACCCGCGACCCCCGGACCGCCCGCATGGGCTGGCGGCTTCTCACCCAGGACGAGGGCCTGGCCCTGGTGCCCGGCGGCCGGCTGGGAGACCTCCGCGACTACCACCGCCACCGCTACCAGCAAGGTGTGGGCGCGGGCCCGGGCcgtgctggggggcggggggcggcgggggtcGCCGCGTGGGGGGCCGGGGTGAAGGGTCGGCTCCAGCGCTAGCTCGTCAGCCCCCATCCCCCGCCTGTGCCAGAGGATAGGGCGCAGAGCGCGCGCCCTGCGGGGAGtggtgcaggggaggggccgcCCCCAGCCCCGCGGACGTCTCAGCGCTCAGGGAGCTGCTTCCTCCACCCCACAGGCGTTCCCGAGGGGATCCATGATCTGCCCCCAGGAGTGGCCCTGCCCCTGGAGTCCAACCTGGCTTTCATGAATGGTGTCAGCTTCACCAAGGGCTGCTACATCGGTCAGGAGCTGACGGCCCGCACCCACCACATGGGCGTCATCCGCAAGCGCCTCTTCCCGGTGCGGCTGTCGGGCCCTCTCCCGGCCGGCGGCGTCAGCCCTGGCACCTCGGTGCTCACTGCGTCCGGGCAGGCAGCCGGCAAGTACAGGGCAGGCCAGGGGGACGTGGGCCTGGCCTTGCTGCGGTCAGAGCAGATCAAGGGCCCTCTCCACATCAGGACCGCTGAGAGTGG contains:
- the IBA57 gene encoding putative transferase CAF17, mitochondrial, producing KWAVGMGMGIPYSAMCLLPCQLPQPLPLLKAECHPLGRVVSVELGETGPPGHQAAAVVCPVLCSSSASALVRRGPQRTRGLQRAGCGECSAQPSPRSGAPVSARRLPEHDEAPAFLLECDRAVLGALQRHLALYKIRRKVAVEPRPELRVWAVLPRTAEEAGGAAPLRERAEGATVLTRDPRTARMGWRLLTQDEGLALVPGGRLGDLRDYHRHRYQQGVPEGIHDLPPGVALPLESNLAFMNGVSFTKGCYIGQELTARTHHMGVIRKRLFPVRLSGPLPAGGVSPGTSVLTASGQAAGKYRAGQGDVGLALLRSEQIKGPLHIRTAESGQVALTASVPDWWPTATK